In Polynucleobacter sp. TUM22923, one genomic interval encodes:
- the rfbH gene encoding lipopolysaccharide biosynthesis protein RfbH, translating to MQNAKTQAIRDQIAKLVEEYAAIALAPDPFLPGATMVPPSGKLLDAAELKNMVEASLDGWLTTGRFNAEFEKKLAAFIGIKHLITVNSGSSANLVAFSTLTSPKLGDRAIKPGDEVIGVAAGFPTTVNPILQFGAVPVFVDVDRLTHNIDASKIEAAIGPKTKAIMLAHSLGNTFNLDVVTALCKKYNLWLVEDCCDALGSTYRGQMVGTFGDIATLSFYPAHHITMGEGGAVFTKHDELKVIAESFRDWGRDCYCQPGKDNTCGKRFCQQLGELPYGYDHKYTYSHLGYNLKITDMQAACGLAQLDKAAQFIQARKDNYAFLKERLKACEEFVSLPEPTEHSDPSWFGFPITLKENCPVTRLDLLTYLDQNKVGTRLLFAGNLTRQPYMIGANYRISGDLTNTDNVMNNTFWIGVQPALTPEMLEFAAHKIETYLGVNF from the coding sequence ATGCAAAACGCAAAAACCCAAGCCATCCGCGACCAAATCGCCAAACTGGTCGAAGAGTATGCCGCCATCGCCCTGGCCCCCGATCCATTCTTGCCCGGCGCCACCATGGTGCCCCCTTCCGGCAAACTGCTTGATGCCGCCGAACTCAAAAACATGGTCGAAGCCTCGCTTGACGGCTGGCTCACCACAGGCCGCTTCAATGCTGAATTCGAGAAAAAGCTCGCGGCCTTTATCGGCATCAAGCACCTCATCACCGTCAACTCCGGCTCATCGGCCAACCTCGTAGCCTTCAGCACGCTCACGTCCCCCAAGCTGGGCGACCGGGCGATCAAGCCGGGCGATGAAGTCATCGGCGTGGCGGCCGGTTTCCCCACCACCGTCAACCCCATCCTCCAGTTTGGCGCCGTACCGGTGTTTGTGGATGTGGACCGCCTTACCCACAACATCGACGCCAGCAAGATCGAAGCGGCCATTGGCCCCAAGACCAAAGCCATCATGCTGGCGCACTCGCTGGGCAACACCTTCAATCTGGATGTCGTCACGGCCCTGTGCAAAAAATACAACTTGTGGCTGGTAGAAGACTGCTGTGATGCGCTGGGCAGTACTTACCGCGGCCAGATGGTCGGCACCTTTGGCGACATTGCGACCTTGAGCTTTTACCCCGCGCACCACATCACCATGGGCGAAGGCGGCGCAGTGTTTACCAAACACGACGAGCTTAAAGTTATTGCCGAGAGTTTTCGCGACTGGGGCCGCGACTGCTATTGCCAGCCCGGTAAAGACAACACCTGCGGCAAACGCTTTTGCCAGCAACTGGGTGAGCTGCCCTATGGCTACGACCACAAATACACCTACAGCCACCTGGGCTACAACCTCAAAATCACCGACATGCAAGCCGCCTGCGGCTTGGCGCAACTGGACAAGGCCGCGCAGTTCATCCAGGCCCGCAAAGACAACTACGCCTTCCTGAAAGAGCGACTCAAGGCGTGCGAAGAATTCGTCAGCCTGCCCGAGCCGACCGAACACTCGGACCCTTCCTGGTTCGGCTTCCCCATCACGCTGAAAGAAAACTGCCCGGTCACCCGGTTGGACTTGCTCACCTACCTGGACCAAAACAAGGTCGGCACCCGCCTGCTGTTTGCCGGCAACCTGACGCGCCAGCCTTACATGATCGGCGCCAACTACCGCATCAGCGGTGACCTTACCAACACCGACAACGTGATGAACAACACATTCTGGATTGGCGTTCAACCGGCGCTGACGCCTGAGATGCTGGAATTTGCAGCGCACAAGATCGAGACTTATCTCGGCGTGAACTTCTGA
- a CDS encoding ABC transporter ATP-binding protein: protein MSSDIAIKVSNLSKCYQIYEQPHDRLKQSIYPRLQRLAGKQPKQYFREFWALKDVSFEIKKGETVGIIGRNGSGKSTLLQMICGTLNPTSGSIQTNGRIAALLELGSGFNPEFTGRENVYMNAAIIGLSREETEARFDDIIAFADIGDFIEQPVKTYSSGMYVRLAFAVIAHVDADILVVDEALAVGDTFFTQKCMRFIRQFQMNGGTLLLVSHDMATMINICQSAVMLFAGGQRRAITGSAEALCKDYLNQIYDDPTRHEQVEQQRSLHAQSSQRENARTHKVLKGAAPEINAYAVSDFRADAEHFGKGGVTIIDAGFFDEDRNRLTTVIGGQPVCFIVSVRANQPVLYPAVGLMVKDRLGQYLYTEGTDKTFRHHQLAFEAGERIDTIFHFTMPLLLRGQYTINVAIAEGMGDEHIQHHWMHDTVKIESISGPVVHGIGGLLNSDITMEFFP from the coding sequence ATGTCCTCTGATATTGCCATCAAGGTCAGCAACCTCTCCAAGTGCTACCAGATTTACGAGCAGCCGCATGATCGGTTAAAGCAGTCAATTTATCCGCGTTTGCAGCGGCTTGCCGGGAAACAGCCCAAACAATATTTCCGCGAATTTTGGGCCCTAAAAGATGTGTCTTTCGAGATCAAAAAAGGCGAAACTGTCGGCATCATCGGGCGTAACGGCAGCGGCAAATCCACCTTGCTGCAAATGATCTGTGGCACGCTTAATCCCACCAGCGGCAGCATTCAAACCAATGGTCGCATCGCAGCATTACTGGAGTTAGGCTCAGGCTTTAATCCAGAATTCACTGGGCGCGAAAACGTTTATATGAATGCCGCCATAATCGGTTTGAGTAGAGAAGAAACCGAAGCGCGCTTTGATGACATTATCGCCTTTGCCGATATTGGCGACTTCATCGAGCAACCCGTTAAAACCTATTCCAGCGGCATGTATGTGCGCTTAGCTTTTGCCGTAATTGCACATGTGGATGCGGATATTTTGGTGGTGGATGAGGCATTGGCAGTTGGGGATACTTTTTTTACACAAAAGTGCATGCGCTTTATACGTCAATTCCAAATGAATGGCGGTACTCTTCTCTTGGTTAGTCATGACATGGCCACGATGATTAATATTTGCCAGTCTGCTGTGATGTTATTCGCAGGTGGTCAACGCAGGGCAATCACCGGTTCTGCTGAAGCGTTGTGTAAAGACTACTTAAATCAAATTTATGACGATCCAACGCGACACGAGCAAGTTGAACAACAGCGTTCTCTACATGCCCAGTCATCGCAGCGAGAAAACGCTAGGACGCATAAAGTTCTAAAGGGAGCTGCTCCAGAAATCAATGCATATGCAGTATCGGATTTTCGTGCTGACGCTGAACACTTCGGTAAAGGTGGCGTCACGATTATTGATGCCGGTTTTTTTGATGAGGACAGGAATCGACTCACTACAGTAATTGGTGGGCAGCCGGTTTGTTTTATTGTTAGCGTGCGTGCAAATCAGCCTGTTTTATATCCAGCGGTCGGGCTAATGGTAAAAGACCGACTCGGGCAATATCTTTACACGGAAGGGACTGATAAAACGTTTCGTCATCATCAGCTTGCATTCGAAGCGGGTGAGAGAATCGACACAATATTCCATTTTACAATGCCGCTCCTGCTTCGCGGTCAATATACAATCAATGTCGCCATAGCTGAAGGCATGGGTGATGAGCATATTCAGCATCACTGGATGCACGATACGGTAAAAATTGAATCAATATCTGGCCCAGTTGTGCATGGTATAGGTGGGCTACTAAATTCGGATATAACGATGGAATTTTTCCCGTAA
- a CDS encoding ABC transporter permease: MQNFSISPKEMVASLWRNRGLVKALVQREVIGRYRGSVMGILWPFFNPVFMLVVYTFVFSVVFKARWSGGSDSKTEFALILFAGLIVFNLFAECFNRAPGLILANVNYVKKVVFPLEILPWVALGSAMFHALINLGVWLIAYLILFGVPHITVLLLPLVILPLMLFIMGLTWGLASLGVYLRDVSQFIGILTTVLMFLSPIFYPASALPEKYRHLLLLNPLTPAIEQARDVLFWGKVPDISMLTVYLLVAALIAWLGFAWFQKTRKGFADVL, from the coding sequence ATGCAAAACTTTTCCATCTCCCCCAAAGAAATGGTCGCCAGCTTATGGCGCAACCGTGGCCTGGTAAAGGCGCTGGTACAGCGCGAAGTCATCGGGCGCTACCGTGGCTCGGTCATGGGCATCCTCTGGCCGTTTTTCAACCCCGTATTCATGCTGGTGGTTTACACCTTTGTCTTCAGCGTGGTGTTCAAGGCGCGCTGGAGTGGCGGTAGCGATTCAAAAACTGAATTTGCCCTAATACTTTTTGCCGGGCTGATCGTGTTCAACTTGTTTGCAGAATGCTTCAATCGTGCACCGGGCTTGATTCTAGCCAACGTCAACTACGTCAAAAAAGTAGTGTTCCCCCTGGAGATACTCCCCTGGGTTGCCTTGGGGTCGGCCATGTTCCATGCCCTGATTAATCTTGGCGTTTGGCTCATCGCTTACCTTATTCTTTTTGGTGTGCCGCACATCACCGTATTGCTGTTGCCACTGGTCATCTTGCCGCTGATGCTGTTTATCATGGGGCTAACCTGGGGGCTGGCATCGTTGGGCGTCTATCTGCGCGACGTCTCCCAGTTCATCGGCATCCTCACCACGGTGCTGATGTTTCTTTCGCCCATTTTTTACCCCGCCAGCGCGCTACCAGAAAAGTACCGCCACCTGCTGCTATTAAACCCCCTCACCCCCGCAATCGAACAGGCACGTGACGTACTGTTCTGGGGAAAAGTGCCAGATATATCCATGCTTACGGTCTATCTGCTAGTGGCAGCATTAATCGCCTGGCTGGGTTTTGCATGGTTCCAGAAGACACGTAAAGGATTTGCCGATGTCCTCTGA
- a CDS encoding rhamnan synthesis F family protein: MDQVDPIAIVIHVFYEDVFEEILGCLDRINLVKHKLYVTCPQDNEERIQKRLAAAGHDYFLLPVENRGRDILPFLSVIPIIIADGYAILIKVHTKKSPHREDGQAWLRGLLDALLTDQSISRALNYLKKNPKLGILVPEDCIVPIQHYFEANSARTLHFAEKLKVDNTTLNQLTYAAGTMFFARSSALIPLLDFNLTNDDFEPEAGQLDGTMAHAIERVISLSVQASQHSFGGIKKNGDFFIPEPLSYEDWQIKELKKEVAECWAKIKYLRETVSGREGQIASLNQAICERSSPIEEIFSSTSWRITSPLRKVGAWGRRVIRIWKLFQSYRQRHSGAAGIHRLAVRVYETLAKGGLGGLGGLRKTIGLHEARRLNSSTLTPLHHPHYILPLEEIDSANALTIQDVAVHAHIYYSELAPEIRHYLENIPVPFNLYVTTDTADKAASIKTTLAGMLNVLALDIRVVPNRGRDIGPMLVELGETLTRHEIVLHIHTKRSPHNPNLRGWRRYLMQSLLGNPRLVAAILDRFAREKQLGILYPQTYHPVIPFMRIGGNAAAMSTLLRRAGRDDAEIENIDTTDFPAGFMLWFRGNAIEPFIRMKFGIEEFDFEAGQDDSTLAHAIERILPYFASIGGFSHQSFLPVRMLSPTHPGAVPLSELLSVLPSSLIAIRIIFDHNIGGGANRYSRDLINAIIAEGSTVLRIYYANHAWFVEWIAADDGMIFVEASTDALFEALAGVGAEVIIVNSPYMYPEIDRVIENIVSLARATGMSVDYKVHDFYVICPSQHLLENNDQYCSVPQDVNVCNSCLVKNKYVHWGANQPVDIVKWRQPFVDLFEIASTITIFDPSSVEIMRRVFNFDDAKIRVVPHEHLSFKHVQTVGLGGPLHIGMFGTLTEAKGSVVINKLAEFIASHNLNVPITLVGSSHVLTEPSLRVLGTYKHEELPHIVQREGINVFLMASIIPETFSYTISEAMQMELPIVAFDIGAQGNRVKQYKFGKVVPLDSSLEVILEAIQSVLKIAQGLKR; encoded by the coding sequence ATGGATCAAGTGGATCCAATAGCGATTGTTATTCATGTTTTTTATGAAGATGTTTTTGAAGAAATACTTGGTTGCCTTGACCGTATAAATCTCGTCAAACATAAGCTCTATGTGACATGTCCACAAGATAATGAAGAGCGTATCCAGAAGCGTTTAGCAGCTGCTGGCCACGATTATTTTTTACTACCTGTTGAAAATCGTGGGCGTGACATCCTCCCATTTCTCTCAGTCATACCCATAATAATAGCTGACGGGTATGCAATACTTATTAAAGTGCATACAAAAAAATCACCTCACCGTGAGGATGGTCAAGCTTGGCTAAGGGGTTTGCTTGACGCGCTACTTACCGATCAATCCATTAGTCGCGCGCTTAATTATTTAAAAAAAAATCCTAAACTAGGCATCCTGGTTCCAGAAGATTGTATCGTTCCAATACAACATTATTTTGAGGCGAATTCTGCGAGAACTTTGCACTTTGCTGAGAAACTCAAAGTTGATAATACAACACTGAATCAACTTACATACGCAGCAGGCACCATGTTTTTTGCGCGCTCCTCGGCATTAATCCCTCTTTTGGATTTTAATCTTACCAATGATGACTTTGAGCCAGAAGCGGGGCAACTTGATGGCACTATGGCTCATGCTATAGAACGAGTGATTTCATTAAGCGTGCAGGCATCTCAGCATAGCTTTGGGGGTATCAAGAAAAATGGAGATTTTTTTATCCCGGAGCCTCTATCTTATGAGGATTGGCAGATTAAAGAACTCAAAAAAGAGGTGGCTGAGTGCTGGGCGAAGATAAAGTACCTTAGAGAAACAGTGTCAGGCAGGGAAGGGCAAATTGCCAGCCTGAATCAAGCCATTTGTGAACGAAGCTCTCCTATCGAAGAGATATTTTCGTCTACTTCTTGGCGAATCACATCGCCATTGCGCAAGGTGGGGGCGTGGGGCAGGAGGGTGATTCGGATATGGAAACTATTCCAGAGTTACCGACAGAGACATAGTGGCGCAGCAGGCATTCACCGCCTAGCTGTGCGGGTTTATGAGACTCTGGCTAAAGGGGGCCTCGGGGGCCTCGGTGGCCTGCGTAAGACTATCGGGTTGCACGAAGCAAGGCGATTGAATTCCTCGACTCTGACGCCTCTTCATCACCCTCACTACATTCTCCCGCTGGAGGAGATCGACTCAGCAAATGCGCTGACGATTCAGGACGTCGCCGTCCATGCGCATATTTACTACTCGGAACTTGCGCCGGAAATCCGGCATTATCTAGAGAATATCCCGGTCCCCTTTAATCTCTACGTGACGACTGACACGGCCGACAAGGCGGCTAGCATCAAAACCACTTTAGCCGGTATGTTGAACGTCCTCGCACTTGACATTCGTGTCGTGCCAAATCGTGGACGCGACATCGGCCCAATGCTTGTAGAGCTAGGTGAAACGCTCACCCGTCATGAGATCGTGCTCCACATCCACACCAAACGCTCCCCGCACAACCCCAATCTGCGGGGCTGGCGCCGCTACTTGATGCAATCGCTGCTCGGCAATCCACGCCTTGTCGCTGCCATTCTTGACCGCTTCGCGAGAGAAAAGCAACTCGGTATCCTGTACCCTCAGACCTATCATCCCGTCATTCCATTCATGCGCATTGGCGGAAATGCTGCGGCCATGAGCACGCTTCTACGAAGAGCGGGGCGTGATGATGCAGAGATTGAAAATATAGACACGACAGACTTTCCAGCTGGTTTCATGTTGTGGTTCCGTGGTAATGCAATCGAGCCTTTCATCCGCATGAAATTCGGCATTGAGGAGTTTGATTTCGAAGCTGGTCAGGACGACAGCACGCTGGCGCACGCTATTGAGAGAATCCTTCCCTATTTTGCAAGTATCGGCGGGTTTAGTCATCAATCTTTCTTGCCTGTGCGCATGCTTTCTCCAACTCATCCTGGCGCTGTTCCGCTTTCCGAGCTGTTGTCTGTCCTGCCCTCCTCATTGATAGCGATTCGTATTATTTTCGACCATAATATTGGTGGAGGAGCAAACCGATATAGCCGTGATTTAATCAATGCGATTATCGCTGAAGGTTCAACTGTTCTGCGAATTTATTATGCGAATCACGCTTGGTTTGTCGAGTGGATTGCCGCCGACGATGGCATGATTTTCGTAGAAGCAAGTACAGATGCTCTTTTTGAAGCCCTTGCCGGAGTCGGTGCCGAGGTCATCATCGTCAACTCGCCCTACATGTATCCAGAGATTGATCGGGTCATCGAGAACATAGTGAGCCTTGCCAGAGCAACTGGTATGTCGGTCGATTACAAGGTGCATGACTTTTATGTAATTTGTCCTTCACAGCACCTGCTTGAAAATAATGATCAGTATTGTTCTGTCCCACAAGATGTCAATGTATGCAACTCCTGTCTCGTCAAAAATAAGTATGTGCATTGGGGAGCCAACCAGCCCGTTGACATAGTTAAATGGCGTCAGCCATTTGTTGATTTATTTGAGATTGCATCAACAATTACCATTTTTGATCCCTCTTCGGTAGAAATCATGAGGCGAGTGTTTAATTTTGATGATGCGAAGATTCGGGTGGTGCCGCATGAACACTTATCCTTTAAGCATGTTCAGACGGTGGGCCTTGGTGGCCCCTTGCACATAGGTATGTTTGGCACTCTTACCGAAGCCAAAGGCTCTGTGGTAATCAATAAGCTGGCTGAATTTATTGCGTCGCATAACTTGAATGTTCCTATTACCCTCGTCGGTAGCAGCCATGTGCTTACCGAGCCTAGCCTCAGAGTGCTCGGCACGTATAAGCATGAGGAATTACCACACATTGTGCAAAGGGAGGGTATCAACGTGTTTCTGATGGCCTCTATCATTCCGGAAACTTTTAGCTATACCATTTCTGAGGCCATGCAGATGGAGTTGCCCATCGTTGCATTCGATATTGGCGCTCAAGGTAACCGTGTTAAACAATATAAATTTGGAAAAGTTGTCCCATTAGATTCTTCACTTGAAGTAATCTTGGAAGCGATTCAATCAGTCCTAAAAATAGCGCAAGGATTAAAAAGATAA
- a CDS encoding NAD-dependent epimerase/dehydratase family protein — translation MPQDDLDLVLSLTPEFWSRFGGARLFMTGGTGFIGTWLLQVLQRANDRLGSRMELVVLTRDPERARQQAPHVFNRPDTTLVAGDVSHFAARVGKLDLCLHAATDVGDPHKVGDPLKVFDSIVQGTRRVLDLAHANGASRFLLTSSGAVYGSQPTNLERIAETYSGAPDPLQPGAAYGNGKRAAEWLACAHAAQASQAGFESCIARIFALIGPGLPLNGPFAAGNFVRDALAGQAIRIQGDGRPLRSYLYMADLCVWLLRILGTGAAGQAYNVGSENAVSIAALAQQVVYAAGTDAPIQVQTPAASDAPAPRYVPDTCKARRELGLAEYTPINTALLKTILWSRSAMAL, via the coding sequence TTGCCCCAAGACGATCTTGACCTGGTGTTGTCGCTAACGCCAGAGTTCTGGTCGCGCTTTGGCGGGGCGAGACTTTTCATGACCGGCGGTACCGGCTTCATCGGAACGTGGCTGCTGCAGGTCCTGCAGCGCGCCAACGACAGGCTGGGCAGCAGAATGGAGTTGGTGGTGCTGACCCGGGACCCGGAACGTGCGCGGCAACAGGCCCCCCATGTTTTCAATAGACCTGACACCACCCTGGTGGCCGGCGACGTCAGCCACTTTGCCGCTCGGGTGGGCAAGTTAGACCTCTGCCTGCACGCCGCCACGGACGTGGGCGACCCGCACAAGGTTGGCGATCCCCTCAAGGTGTTTGATTCCATCGTGCAGGGAACGCGGCGCGTGCTTGATCTGGCTCATGCCAACGGCGCCTCGCGCTTTTTACTCACCTCAAGCGGCGCCGTCTATGGATCCCAGCCAACCAATCTGGAGCGCATCGCCGAAACTTATAGCGGCGCGCCTGACCCACTGCAGCCGGGCGCCGCGTATGGCAATGGTAAACGGGCCGCCGAGTGGCTGGCCTGCGCCCATGCGGCCCAGGCTTCGCAAGCCGGATTCGAGTCGTGCATTGCTCGCATATTTGCACTGATCGGCCCAGGCTTGCCGCTCAATGGTCCTTTTGCAGCGGGCAATTTCGTGCGCGACGCACTGGCCGGGCAAGCCATCCGCATTCAGGGCGACGGAAGGCCGTTGCGCTCCTACCTTTACATGGCCGACCTCTGCGTCTGGCTGTTGCGCATCCTCGGTACTGGCGCGGCGGGCCAGGCATACAACGTCGGCTCCGAAAATGCAGTGTCGATTGCAGCGCTGGCTCAGCAGGTGGTTTATGCGGCAGGCACGGATGCCCCCATCCAGGTGCAGACGCCAGCGGCCTCCGACGCGCCGGCACCTCGTTATGTGCCTGATACGTGCAAGGCTAGGCGCGAACTGGG
- the rfbG gene encoding CDP-glucose 4,6-dehydratase — MEGVGMNPSFWSGKKVFLTGHTGFKGSWLSLWLQQLGAQVTGYALQPPTNPSLFEVAQVAQGMTSIIGDIRDGTMLTNAMRQAAPDIVIHMAAQPLVRRSYVDPVETYSTNVMGTVNLLEAVRQTPSVRAIVNVTTDKCYENKEWVWGYRENEPMGGFDPYSSSKGCAELVTAAYRNSFFNSSQHSEHQVALATARAGNVIGGGDWAEDRLIPDILRAIQNGQRVNIRNPHATRPWQHVLEPLSGYLALAEKLYTDGAAFAEAFNFGPAEEDAKPVQWIVEQLTQSWGDGASWHLDGGTHPHEAHYLKLDCSKARATLGWQPHWQLGQTLQAIIVWHKAHSALKGSQDMRSLCLQQINDYSTAI, encoded by the coding sequence ATGGAAGGTGTGGGCATGAACCCGTCATTCTGGAGCGGCAAAAAAGTATTCCTCACCGGACACACCGGCTTCAAAGGAAGCTGGCTGAGCCTCTGGTTGCAGCAGCTCGGTGCTCAGGTCACCGGCTATGCCCTGCAGCCACCCACCAACCCCAGCCTATTTGAAGTAGCGCAGGTGGCGCAGGGCATGACATCCATCATTGGCGACATCCGCGATGGCACCATGTTGACCAATGCCATGCGACAGGCCGCGCCCGACATCGTCATCCACATGGCTGCCCAGCCGCTGGTGCGCCGCTCCTATGTGGACCCGGTCGAGACCTATTCCACCAACGTCATGGGCACCGTGAACCTTTTGGAAGCCGTGCGCCAAACCCCGTCCGTGCGCGCCATAGTGAATGTCACCACCGACAAGTGCTACGAAAACAAGGAATGGGTCTGGGGCTACCGCGAGAACGAACCTATGGGCGGCTTCGACCCCTACAGCAGCAGCAAGGGCTGCGCCGAGCTGGTCACCGCCGCCTATCGCAACTCGTTCTTCAATTCATCACAACACAGCGAGCACCAAGTTGCCTTGGCAACGGCTAGAGCAGGCAACGTTATCGGTGGCGGAGATTGGGCCGAAGACCGGTTGATTCCAGACATTCTGCGCGCTATTCAAAATGGCCAGAGAGTCAACATCCGCAACCCCCATGCCACCCGCCCCTGGCAGCACGTTCTGGAGCCCTTAAGCGGATACCTTGCACTTGCCGAAAAGCTCTACACCGACGGTGCAGCCTTTGCAGAAGCCTTTAACTTCGGCCCTGCTGAAGAAGACGCCAAACCCGTGCAATGGATCGTCGAGCAACTCACACAAAGCTGGGGCGACGGCGCAAGCTGGCACCTGGACGGCGGCACCCACCCACATGAGGCTCATTACCTGAAGCTCGATTGCTCCAAAGCACGCGCCACGCTGGGTTGGCAGCCCCACTGGCAATTGGGCCAGACCCTTCAAGCCATCATCGTCTGGCACAAGGCACACAGCGCGCTCAAAGGCAGCCAAGACATGCGATCCCTGTGCTTGCAGCAGATCAACGACTACTCGACAGCCATCTAA
- a CDS encoding FkbM family methyltransferase, whose translation MSLISTRYGEFNIIDTDSVISGSLRLYGEWAQHEIDLLAYFIQPGSVVVDAGAFIGTHARAFSALVGATGKVLAFEPRQATGAVLIENARLSPIANIRVINSALGSTEKTVTVQSQHIETGDNFGALTLKPTEGKDDSGEKVAITTLDAYMLDRLDFIKIDVEGMELEVLNGAKKTVARCRSIIFAECNSLEASVPLIKWGQEQNYKVYGVLSPAYNQHNYAGKAENIFGAAQETGVLLIPIESSSKFEEIISKQNLPQIKTADDLVLLLLHKPQYPYEVLAHTATASALSLEYSSPMAEMLINQEVVNSEIHAANGRALLADRDEQIISINKDLIQSRADAVDIRQSKSFRLGYYLLHPWQIPQWIWKFSKK comes from the coding sequence ATGAGTCTAATATCCACTCGTTATGGCGAGTTCAATATTATTGATACTGATAGCGTGATTTCAGGCTCACTTCGTCTATATGGCGAGTGGGCGCAACACGAAATTGACCTGCTAGCATATTTTATACAACCGGGCTCAGTGGTTGTTGATGCTGGGGCGTTTATTGGTACCCATGCACGCGCTTTCTCGGCACTTGTTGGTGCTACTGGAAAGGTGTTGGCCTTCGAGCCTCGTCAGGCTACAGGCGCTGTTTTGATTGAAAATGCGAGGCTGTCACCTATCGCAAATATACGCGTAATCAACTCTGCATTGGGCTCTACTGAAAAGACAGTTACAGTTCAATCACAACATATCGAAACAGGTGACAACTTTGGCGCATTAACCCTTAAGCCAACTGAGGGCAAAGATGATTCGGGAGAAAAGGTTGCCATTACTACTCTCGATGCTTATATGCTTGATCGATTGGATTTTATAAAAATCGATGTGGAGGGAATGGAGCTTGAGGTACTAAATGGCGCTAAAAAAACAGTTGCACGATGCCGCTCCATTATATTTGCGGAATGCAACTCGCTAGAAGCTAGTGTGCCACTCATCAAGTGGGGTCAAGAGCAAAATTACAAAGTTTATGGTGTGCTAAGCCCTGCATATAACCAGCACAATTACGCGGGTAAAGCTGAGAATATTTTTGGTGCGGCTCAAGAAACAGGGGTGCTACTCATTCCAATAGAGTCCAGTTCAAAATTTGAAGAAATTATATCCAAGCAAAATCTACCGCAAATAAAAACAGCCGATGACTTGGTGCTGTTATTACTCCACAAGCCACAGTATCCATATGAGGTACTCGCGCATACCGCAACTGCGTCAGCTCTTTCGCTAGAGTACTCATCGCCAATGGCTGAGATGTTAATCAATCAAGAAGTGGTGAACAGTGAGATACATGCAGCGAATGGCCGAGCATTACTTGCCGATCGCGACGAGCAGATCATCAGCATCAATAAGGATTTAATTCAATCCAGAGCAGATGCTGTTGATATACGCCAATCTAAGAGCTTTCGGCTGGGTTATTATCTGTTGCATCCTTGGCAAATACCGCAATGGATATGGAAGTTTTCAAAAAAATGA
- the rfbF gene encoding glucose-1-phosphate cytidylyltransferase: MKAVILAGGLGTRISEETHTKPKPMIEIGGKPILWHILKTYSHHGINDFIICCGYKGYVIKEYFANYFLHMSDVTFDMSKNSMEVHQQSAEPWRVTLVDTGDDTMTGGRLKRVAPYLQGEEDFCFTYGDGVSDVNITQLIEFHRAHGLQATLTATYPPGRFGALDIHTDQRITAFKEKPKGDGGMINGGFFVLSPKVIDLIANDQTLWEREPLEALAESSQLKAFQHSGFWQPMDTLRDKNHLEELWQSGKAPWKVWA; this comes from the coding sequence ATGAAAGCCGTCATACTTGCAGGCGGCCTGGGCACGCGCATCAGCGAAGAAACCCACACCAAGCCCAAACCCATGATCGAGATCGGTGGCAAGCCCATCTTGTGGCACATCTTGAAGACATATTCCCACCACGGCATCAATGACTTCATCATTTGCTGCGGATACAAGGGCTACGTCATCAAGGAGTATTTTGCCAACTACTTCTTGCACATGTCGGATGTCACCTTTGACATGAGCAAGAACAGCATGGAGGTGCATCAGCAAAGCGCCGAGCCCTGGCGCGTAACGTTGGTGGACACGGGCGACGACACCATGACCGGTGGCCGCCTCAAGCGCGTCGCCCCTTACTTGCAAGGGGAAGAAGATTTTTGCTTTACGTATGGTGATGGCGTGAGCGATGTCAACATCACCCAGCTCATTGAATTTCACCGCGCCCATGGTCTGCAAGCTACTCTTACCGCCACTTACCCGCCCGGCCGCTTTGGCGCGCTCGATATTCACACCGACCAGCGCATTACCGCCTTCAAGGAAAAGCCCAAGGGTGATGGCGGCATGATTAACGGTGGTTTCTTTGTGCTCTCGCCCAAGGTGATCGACCTGATTGCCAACGACCAAACTCTCTGGGAGCGCGAACCCCTGGAAGCGCTGGCCGAGTCCAGCCAGCTCAAAGCCTTTCAGCACAGCGGCTTCTGGCAGCCCATGGATACCTTGCGCGACAAGAACCACCTGGAAGAGCTGTGGCAATCTGGCAAAGCGCCATGGAAGGTGTGGGCATGA